The following are encoded together in the Desulfococcus multivorans genome:
- a CDS encoding iron transporter: MMHVTARLWPAAKAGVRKGVFGFLWILKILIPISFLTLLLDAGGVIGRIDFLLTPLMAVLCLPAVAALPLIIGMLTGIYGAVAAMTVLPMTLDQMTLVAIFLLISHNLIQEGIIQGRSGIHPGIATAFRLGASIVTVMVTARFLPSDTTVVLSGGTTPGTAGPFLDILGNWALRMGWLSVKILAVITAIMVVLEIMKAFRLITHLITLLQPVIRFMGLDGRVGMLWLTACLFGITYGAAVIVEEAKENDFAADELTRLHLSIGINHAVIEDPALFLPLGIGAFWLWVPRLISAVAAVWLLNLWFRLRRRLTVGLTVRTPS; the protein is encoded by the coding sequence ATGATGCATGTTACAGCGAGACTGTGGCCCGCCGCAAAAGCGGGGGTTAGAAAAGGGGTTTTCGGATTTTTGTGGATCCTGAAGATTCTGATTCCCATTTCCTTCCTGACGCTGCTGTTGGACGCCGGGGGCGTCATCGGCAGAATCGACTTTCTGCTCACGCCGCTCATGGCGGTGCTGTGCCTTCCGGCCGTTGCCGCGCTTCCCTTGATCATCGGCATGCTGACGGGAATATACGGCGCCGTCGCCGCCATGACGGTTCTGCCCATGACCCTCGATCAGATGACCCTCGTCGCGATTTTTCTTCTGATTTCACACAACCTGATCCAGGAGGGGATCATTCAGGGTCGCTCGGGCATCCATCCCGGGATTGCCACGGCCTTCCGCCTGGGCGCCAGCATCGTCACGGTCATGGTGACGGCGCGGTTTCTCCCCTCCGACACCACTGTCGTCCTCTCCGGCGGGACGACCCCGGGCACCGCGGGACCGTTTCTCGACATTCTCGGGAACTGGGCGCTCCGGATGGGATGGCTCAGCGTCAAGATCCTCGCCGTCATTACCGCCATCATGGTGGTCCTGGAGATCATGAAGGCCTTCCGGCTCATCACCCACCTCATCACGCTGCTTCAGCCCGTCATCCGGTTCATGGGGCTCGATGGGCGGGTGGGCATGCTGTGGCTGACCGCCTGTCTCTTCGGCATCACTTACGGTGCCGCGGTCATCGTCGAGGAGGCCAAGGAGAACGACTTTGCGGCGGACGAACTGACCCGGCTTCATCTTTCCATCGGCATCAACCACGCCGTAATCGAGGACCCGGCCCTGTTTCTGCCGTTGGGGATCGGGGCCTTCTGGCTCTGGGTGCCGAGGCTGATCAGCGCTGTGGCGGCGGTCTGGCTCCTCAACCTCTGGTTCCGGCTGCGTCGCCGCCTGACCGTGGGATTGACGGTTCGTACCCCTTCATGA
- a CDS encoding TIGR04283 family arsenosugar biosynthesis glycosyltransferase codes for MLKQFMRPAVSIVIPVFHEAHIINPLVGHLLRMPFAGKREIIVVDGAASGDSLRAIRDPRAVKLRSTRGRAVQMNTGARHATGDILLFLHADTRLPDDGLERIIEALQAKDFVGGAFDLAIDSPRPCFRWIEKAASRRSRITRIPYGDQAIFIRKAYFLRHGGFAAIPIMEDVELMRRIRRRGDRIILLPHRVTTSARRWERTGVCRNTLRNWMLLILYHAGVAPERLSLFYR; via the coding sequence GTGTTGAAACAGTTCATGCGCCCCGCCGTATCCATCGTCATCCCGGTATTTCATGAGGCCCATATCATAAATCCCCTGGTCGGTCACCTGCTTCGTATGCCCTTCGCGGGTAAACGGGAAATCATCGTTGTTGACGGCGCCGCCTCGGGTGACTCGCTTCGGGCGATCCGGGATCCGCGGGCCGTGAAACTCCGTTCGACACGGGGGCGGGCCGTCCAGATGAACACGGGCGCCCGGCACGCCACAGGCGACATCCTGCTGTTTCTGCACGCGGACACCCGCCTCCCCGATGACGGCCTCGAACGCATCATCGAGGCCCTTCAGGCGAAGGACTTCGTCGGCGGAGCCTTCGATCTCGCCATCGACTCCCCCCGCCCCTGTTTCCGATGGATCGAAAAAGCCGCCTCCCGCCGCTCCCGCATCACGCGCATCCCGTACGGGGATCAGGCCATTTTCATCCGAAAGGCCTATTTTCTGAGACACGGCGGGTTCGCGGCGATTCCGATCATGGAGGACGTCGAATTGATGCGACGGATCCGGCGGCGGGGAGACCGGATCATCCTGCTCCCCCATCGGGTCACGACATCGGCCCGCCGTTGGGAAAGAACGGGCGTCTGTCGGAACACGCTCCGCAACTGGATGCTGCTGATCCTGTATCACGCCGGCGTTGCGCCCGAGCGGCTGAGCCTTTTTTACCGATGA
- a CDS encoding PilZ domain-containing protein, protein MNEVKAFIDNSGEAVIKCPRCHATRVVDVKEYSRLDHIVRFKVTCPCKHVYRVILERREFFRKPVRLTGVCRMREGVPAVDIHIHNLSRKGLRIELMKDDPPAIGDKVTVEFRLDDEKKTLIRKEALVRTLMGRFVGLEFFSIDPYNVYDKALGFYLM, encoded by the coding sequence ATGAATGAAGTGAAGGCTTTTATAGACAATTCGGGGGAGGCCGTCATCAAATGCCCTCGATGTCATGCGACGCGGGTTGTCGATGTCAAGGAATATTCCAGGCTCGACCACATTGTCCGCTTCAAGGTGACCTGTCCGTGCAAGCATGTTTACCGGGTGATTCTGGAGCGGCGGGAGTTCTTCAGAAAACCGGTCCGATTGACGGGCGTGTGTCGGATGCGGGAGGGCGTGCCGGCGGTTGACATCCATATCCACAATCTGTCCCGGAAAGGATTGCGGATCGAGCTGATGAAGGACGATCCGCCGGCGATAGGCGACAAGGTGACCGTAGAGTTCCGGTTGGATGACGAGAAAAAGACCCTTATCCGAAAAGAGGCGTTGGTTCGAACCCTCATGGGGCGGTTTGTCGGGCTGGAGTTTTTTTCCATCGATCCCTACAATGTCTATGACAAGGCCCTGGGGTTTTACCTGATGTGA
- a CDS encoding citrate synthase, giving the protein MTEHVKLIWGDQTYELPVVTGSEGEKAIDISRLRQMTGMITLDSGFANTGSCKSAITFMDGERGILRYRGYPIEALAEHSSFREVAYLLINGELPNRKQITRFSVLLNDHSLVHEDMRSFFGSFPRASHPMGILSSMVNALKSFYPYLEGEEELNTTVARLISKVRTLAAMSYKIFRGHTVVYPRPDLSYCENFLNMMFDSPVRPYEIDPDVVQALSVFLILHADHEQNCSTSAVRLVGSGRVNLYAAISAGIAALWGPLHGGANQAVIEMLTNIVEKKIPLKDVLARAKDRNDPFRLMGFGHRVYKTYDPRTRIMKKMCDRLLTKLNIHDPLLEVAQALEEIAVKDSYFVDHNLYPNIDFYSGIVLRAIGIPTNMFTVMFAIGRLPGWIAQWKESMDDPEWRLNRPRQIYTGPTQREYVPLDER; this is encoded by the coding sequence ATGACTGAACACGTAAAGTTGATCTGGGGCGACCAGACCTACGAGCTGCCGGTCGTCACCGGATCCGAAGGGGAAAAGGCCATCGATATTTCCAGGCTCCGCCAGATGACCGGCATGATCACCCTGGATTCGGGCTTTGCCAACACCGGCAGCTGCAAGAGCGCCATCACCTTCATGGACGGCGAACGGGGCATCCTTCGGTACAGGGGCTATCCCATCGAGGCACTGGCGGAGCACTCCTCCTTCCGGGAGGTCGCCTATCTGCTCATCAACGGCGAACTCCCCAACCGAAAGCAGATCACCCGCTTCTCGGTTCTCCTGAACGACCACTCCCTGGTTCACGAGGACATGCGGTCGTTTTTCGGGAGCTTCCCCCGGGCGTCCCATCCCATGGGAATCCTCTCCTCGATGGTCAACGCCCTGAAAAGCTTTTACCCCTACCTCGAAGGCGAGGAGGAACTGAACACCACCGTCGCACGCCTCATCTCCAAGGTCCGGACCCTGGCGGCGATGTCCTACAAGATCTTCAGAGGACACACGGTGGTCTATCCCCGACCCGACCTCTCCTACTGCGAAAATTTTCTCAACATGATGTTCGACAGCCCGGTCAGGCCCTATGAAATCGATCCGGACGTCGTTCAGGCCCTATCCGTCTTTCTGATCCTTCACGCCGACCACGAACAGAACTGTTCGACCTCCGCCGTCCGTCTGGTGGGCAGCGGCCGGGTCAACCTCTATGCCGCCATATCCGCCGGCATCGCCGCCCTCTGGGGACCGCTCCACGGCGGGGCCAACCAGGCGGTCATCGAAATGCTGACGAACATCGTCGAGAAGAAGATCCCGTTGAAGGACGTGCTGGCCCGGGCCAAGGACAGGAACGACCCCTTCCGGCTCATGGGGTTCGGCCATCGGGTCTACAAAACCTACGATCCCCGGACCCGGATCATGAAGAAGATGTGCGATCGGCTCCTCACCAAACTCAACATCCACGACCCGCTTCTGGAAGTCGCCCAGGCCCTCGAGGAGATCGCGGTGAAAGACAGCTATTTCGTCGATCACAACCTCTATCCCAACATCGATTTTTACAGCGGCATCGTTCTGAGGGCCATCGGCATCCCCACCAACATGTTCACGGTCATGTTCGCCATCGGGCGTCTTCCGGGATGGATCGCCCAGTGGAAGGAAAGCATGGATGACCCGGAATGGCGCCTCAACCGCCCGCGTCAGATCTACACCGGGCCGACCCAGCGGGAATACGTTCCCCTCGACGAACGGTAG
- the queF gene encoding preQ(1) synthase, translating to MTDVVLQNIEKPDTIRRDLLDPVDYQYTGHRDVHIEIRQPEFTSVCPMTGLPDFGTITIRYRPDKKIVELKSLKFYLLQYRNVGIFYEHVVNRILDDLVAVVSPKRMEIIGDFTPRGGISTSVSALYEGLA from the coding sequence ATGACGGACGTTGTTTTGCAGAACATCGAAAAACCCGATACCATCCGCCGGGACCTTCTGGATCCCGTCGACTATCAGTATACGGGGCACCGGGATGTGCATATCGAGATCCGGCAGCCCGAGTTCACCTCGGTATGCCCCATGACGGGGCTTCCCGATTTCGGCACCATCACCATCCGGTACCGTCCCGACAAGAAGATCGTCGAGCTGAAATCCCTCAAGTTCTACCTGCTCCAATACCGCAATGTCGGCATCTTTTACGAGCATGTGGTCAACCGCATCCTGGACGATCTGGTGGCCGTCGTCAGCCCTAAACGCATGGAGATCATCGGTGACTTCACGCCGCGGGGGGGCATTTCGACGAGCGTCTCCGCGCTTTATGAAGGGCTCGCATGA